AATGATGCGTATTAGAAAGTGGAGGGGGTAAAACAAACTTAAAAGGCCAAATGTGACCACCAAAtacgaatgaaaaaaaaaccctgAGGGACCAAATGTGACTATCAAACACTGTGCTAAATAGCAACGAACGTTGAACAAATCCGagaaaaacgtaaaacaaaaaccTAACAAACAAACTAAAATTATTTAACCTTTGTGACAAAAATTATAAAAACTAAAGTTTTATTACAAAATGAAAAATCACATgccaaaaaagaaaagaaaaaaagaaggCAAAAAATATAATATTCCTTCGtatgttatttaaattaaaattaagagatttaataaaaataataataaggataaggataacaaaatattttttatatataatactaaAATTGAAATTAAGAGAtttatagtaataataataataataataataataataataataataataacaatattaataataataacaaggataaggataacaaaatatttttaaataaaaataaaagtataattGTGAAATTGAAAGAGAAattgccatgtggcattaattgtagtcttttattaatatttagattagATCATATGAATTGAAACTATTATATCTCATCAAGAATAATAAACATATCAACATTACATGACATGAACACTCTGACTGAAAGTCTGAAATTGAAGGTGAAACTATAAACACAGAAAAGGAATTCCCTATCAAATTTGGAAACGAACTTTATTTGTACATAATTAAATTATTGTTGGAAATCAAACGCTTAAATGAACACGCAAACACGATTTCAACGAACTCGTTCGACTCTTTTATTATATTGAAATACAGCACACCAAATTACAATAGACCTAACAATAATACTGATTCTAATCCTAACCAAACTCAAActctattttaaataataaaataacgaACTAGATAAACATATTTAATAAGACTCAATAAATAATTCACCGAGAGGTATCCATAACCCGTCTTAATTTTTATCATCTTAATTCAATATTAACGTATTCATTATCTCCCTTAATCTTGAATTGGACCCGTCTCTTCACATCCGCACCATTATCGATAACTCCAATCCTTTGGCCAAATTTGACATCCTTCTTCTTGGGTCACCGGAACAACTCCATTCTTGACCACCGATCAAAGGAAAAAAACAAACTCCCCGCTTCTTTCGTTTTCTGCTTTCCTTTCTAGATGTGACAAGATTCGATGTCTCCCGCTTTGATGAATCTTCTTCCGTCCGTCTACCCGCAAATCCGATTAGATACTTTTGGAAATTTGCTAATGCTTTGAAGTTTACCACCATCGAAACGAACTGAAAACCTGTCAGTACCGTCATCCCAATGGTACTTCCTCTTGACACCCGTTGACCCGAACCACCATTCACCGTTTTTTTCCATTGTGAATAACAGACTCAAAAGTAACATTGATtggatttttacacaataaacttcCCTGATCGATCTGTACCCATTGCTGTCGACCGCCAACACGACAAGCCGCCACAATTCTGTCTTCTTTGGTTGCTAAACGAACCCCATTCAGCCCCTGCTGACTCGTTTCTGTTGTATCCAATTGCGTTGGTTTTTTATTTGCCGTAGGAAAAAGAGTTGTCTTTTTCTCTAGACGACTAAGAAGCTTTCGAAGTTCTGGAAGGTTATCCCATTCCCCGTTTTTCTCATTCACTGGTGTGATCACAATCTAAAAATTAGAGCCTCCTGCTACCCATTCAACACACATAATTTCGCAACCTCCCACTTCAGTTTCTTCTCCAGCTTCTGCGTTTTCTGGTTTTCCATTGCTGTTGgatagggatggcaatgggtcgggtttgggacgggtttaggtaatcccaaacccaaacccgattagataagcttgtcccaaacccgtcccaaaacccgtcgggtttctagtgggtaaatacccatcgagtatcgggtatacccgcgggtttcgggtaaacccgttaatttaaaaagattactcgttgggtataTCCATCTTACTCATTGGGTatctatcgggtaactactaaccggttacattttgtattgttattataaaaatatatatcaaataactacaatgtatacggaatagaatacctatatgtgtaaaaaatggatgtatcatatatagacatatattaataatataaaagaaattatatcgggtatacaatcgggtaaacgggtacactttatcgggtaattgggtcgggtaaacaggtatatcactaaatcccaaacccgtcccaaacccgcgaaaaaaataaaaactattcccaaacccgtcccaaacccgattaaccgaccccaaacccgtcccaaatgtgtcgggtttcgggtttacccatcggGTTCGGGTCTGATTGCCATCCCTACTGTTGGAATACCGGATAAGTTCTGCATTAAATCCTGGGAGTTTACGCTGCAGCTCACAGCAATATGAGCGCGTAAAATCCTTTAAGGAAAGGAATCATCCGTGCAGTTCAAGGATCTCCTTTCTTAATCGCCAGGTTGGTTTTATTTTTGTGTGTTCTTTAATTCGTCCGATAACGGGACAGTAAGCCACTCAAATTTCACTTCTCTCACCAATTTGAGATGAATACCAATTTGTATGTTCTCTTTTAATATTTCCAATAGCAAGTACGACAAAAATATATCTAGCCATCGTTTCCTTATAAGAAAAACACCTGTCCTTTTTTTTCTATCCTTTCCCATGTATGTGGCCATCAAAGTTTGACTTTCCAACTCAGATGCATAATATCATTGGCCAACTAATTTTCTTTGACAATTAATTGCATGGAACAAATACGTGTATAACTCCACTCTTGCTTTTCAGCATAAGGGTGTACGGGGCGTAATCGGGGAGTGGCTCGGTGAATGATTTCctcgatcgggaacaccgccgccatccccgcgGGGTCCCGAATCAAGGTTCAATTTGGGTGTGGGGTTACCGCTTGAATTTGCACATTGATCGAGGAATATGACCGTTGAACGGTCgacttttttataaaaaaaaaaaaatcactttttttaAACTATATAAATACCCAACTCATTTTCACCCTTTTTTTATACACAACCCATCTCATTCTCACCCTTTTTTTATACACAACCCATCTCATtctctatatttttttaaactctcCAACCACAACCatttcactttttattttttatactctccaacCAAACCTCCtccactttttattttttatacaccgagcaatggagaaccgatcccgcgaggccaagaaaaaaactaagggacgggtctcgaaaccgtctcgagatggttcgagcggtgcaaatgctcaaccacaaccccctttcggatacacttcacaacccccgttttttttccaacaacctccacacccctcgttttacaacacccaacaacccaatttcggctattttcaaaatttgctatcaatggacgctcctcctcaatcccccgccttcgacccatatgCTTATCGTTCTCCACAagttccttctacacgaggaaatgtcgaacgtcctctacctattGACGAGGACGACGAGGACGAtgaggtagtgcccgaaactcaaaatttgggcgacgacGACGAGGAATATGAATATAATGTGGACGAAGACGCGGGCAACGAAGAAGACGAGGCTCGAGAAAAAAAAGGGAAAACGGTGAGCGAAAAATGGACAAAAgaacaagaagaggcgttggcgaaggcgtgggtacattgtTCTACCAACAAAAAAAAGGGCAATCAACAAAGTCGCGAAAGTTTTTGGGGTAAAATTTTAGAGCACTTTAACAAAACTATcggtggaagtaaccggaccgttcatcaagtacggtctaaatggaacccgatgcatgcgaaaataaactttttcaacggcctataccaacaagcggtaaaaattatattttttttaacattgcatattttttatttttttctaagttcATACTTTTTTAAcactttctaattttttttattttataacatgtaggatcgcacacgagcAAGTGGATGTCAAGATCTCGACGTGATGAAAGTcgcgttaaaagaatttaaagaaaGATTTCCAAGCGGTTTTCAACACATCGAggcgtgggaggtcgttcgaaaacacgagaaatgggcccaagtcccattgaTGGGCGAGGAAGGTGAAGGTTCGGCACATAAAAGAAAGCCGGTTGACGTAGACTTTTCAATACCGGATATTAACGAAGATCCCTCGCCACAAAGAgcacaacggcgagacaagcgtcaagctacatcgtccgagggaagctcggccgagttggcggcacaattcaaagtgtacaccgccatgaaagaagcgaagcaagcggtagaattggaggcgatcgaattgaggaaaaaaagagagtcggaggctcgcgagctcatatcggTACAAATcgagacgatgaaaaactacaattacgatcgagatatgaaaacctTCCTTAAGCCGCACGACGATGTTCCGCCAAGTATGTTGCCGATCATCCTAGCC
Above is a window of Helianthus annuus cultivar XRQ/B chromosome 14, HanXRQr2.0-SUNRISE, whole genome shotgun sequence DNA encoding:
- the LOC110906278 gene encoding uncharacterized protein LOC110906278 encodes the protein MDAPPQSPAFDPYAYRSPQVPSTRGNVERPLPIDEDDEDDEVVPETQNLGDDDEEYEYNVDEDAGNEEDEAREKKGKTVSEKWTKEQEEALAKAWVHCSTNKKKGNQQSRESFWGKILEHFNKTIGGSNRTVHQVRSKWNPMHAKINFFNGLYQQADRTRASGCQDLDVMKVALKEFKERFPSGFQHIEAWEVVRKHEKWAQVPLMGEEGEGSAHKRKPVDVDFSIPDINEDPSPQRAQRRDKRQATSSEGSSAELAAQFKVYTAMKEAKQAVELEAIELRKKRESEARELISVQIETMKNYNYDRDMKTFLKPHDDVPPSMLPIILARKREIANKYGWPCDF